From the genome of Anopheles moucheti chromosome 3, idAnoMoucSN_F20_07, whole genome shotgun sequence, one region includes:
- the LOC128302462 gene encoding peptide-N(4)-(N-acetyl-beta-glucosaminyl)asparagine amidase yields the protein MAALNQALVLALESNPKESYVVAAETLLRLLDNIIREPQNAKYRTVRIDNPSIREKLLSADGMKQLMLAIGFIESNGTLTVPSNVVLANLRRYREFIHERKELIKNPSKEKEINASITCSRNITTTTANNIPLEQTAPKSKPEMVLQPSGSNGTGQQQQTEAPCVIKSSRPFLARIEFPKVVQGNNTLLRQLELLSDQVMQYEDELLLASGKSLIPIDTLTTKAKSKITLWRRLQASNDVTDQKEPSEEDLLLEELNAWFRADFFTWVNALPCTVCGNEKTQLVRSTVEDGVRVEIYRCCGQLRHFYRYNDVEKLLQTRRGRCGEWANCFTFLCRCLGYDARYVFSTGDHVWTEVWSERRQRWIHVDPCENVLDAPLMYEHGWRKEITYVFAFTRDDVQDVSCRYSNNHKQLLQRRRESGACSEQALLDAIGKLRTKRRAGLSCTPERVTFLRTRTIDECLELLGNGGRMPTVAEREGRSSGSLEWRLQRGEQQINTRYMFIPTEEEVQAKQFNIRYCCATDCYERFLKGASNRVNEKITEKSNGWESRQYISRNIFRKEEHDWKMVYLARTEGTDEATIEWNFDFSIQGLRVKQIELRFGQETYDGAKVELYYIKSDGTQSQALSSLCECGKFTLQARLSGGKSWQHAQLFRQSKSANDEYPFEMNIVLM from the exons ATGGCAGCACTTAATCAAGCGCTCGTGTTGGCCCTCGAAAGCAATCCAAAGGAGTCATACGTGGTGGCGGCGGAAACACTTTTGCGTCTGCTGGACAACATTATACGCGAGCCGCAAAACGCCAAGTACCGAACAGTGCGAATAGACAATCCATCGATCAGGGAAAAGCTGCTGTCGGCGGATGGTATGAAGCAGTTGATGTTAGCCATCGGGTTTATCGAATCAAACGGAACGCTCACAGTACCGTCGAATGTGGTGCTAGCAAATCTGCGAAGGTACCGCGAATTTATACACGAACGAAAAGAGTTGATCAAAAACCCTTCCAAAGAGAAGGAAATCAACGCCAGCATTACGTGCTCCCGCAACATCACTACTACAACAGCCAACAACATTCCACTGGAACAAACGGCACCCAAAAGTAAACCTGAAATGGTCCTACAACCGTCCGGGAGTAATGGCACcggacagcagcaacaaacagaAGCACCTTGCGTGATCAAGTCTAGCCGACCGTTTCTGGCACGGATTGAATTCCCGAAAGTGGTACAGGGTAATAATACGTTGTTACGCCAGCTTGAGCTCTTATCCGATCAGGTGATGCAATACGAGGACGAGCTGCTTTTAGCTAGCGGCAAAAGCCTAATCCCGATCGATACGCTTACGACAAAGGCAAAGAGTAAAATAACCCTGTGGAGACGATTGCAGGCATCAAATGACGTTACTGACCAGAAGGAACCGAGTGAAGAGGACCTGCTTCTCGAGGAGTTGAACGCCTGGTTTCGGGCGGACTTTTTCACCTGGGTAAATGCGCTGCCCTGTACGGTGTGTGGCAACGAGAAGACACAGCTAGTCCGCAGCACCGTCGAAGATGGGGTGCGCGTGGAAATCTATCGATGCTGCGGACAGTTACGTCACTTTTATCGCTACAACGATGTGGAAAAGTTGCTTCAAACGCGTCGTGGCCGCTGTGGTGAATGGGCCAACTGTTTTACATTCCTGTGTCGCTGCCTTGGGTACGATGCACGGTACGTATTTTCCACCGGTGATCACGTCTGGACGGAGGTTTGGTCAGAACGGAGGCAGCGGTGGATCCACGTGGATCCGTGTGAAAATGTGCTCGATGCACCGCTTATGTACGAGCATGGTTGGAGAAAGGAAATTACGTACGTGTTCGCATTCACTCGCGATGATGTGCAGGATGTTAGCTGCCGCTATTCAAATAACCATAAGCAACTGTTGCAGCGAAGAAGGGAATCAGGCGCGTGTAGTGAGCAGGCGCTTCTAGATGCTATCGGCAAGCTGAGGACGAAACGACGAGCCGGATTGAGCTGCACCCCAGAAAGAGTGACATTTTTACGGACACGCACGATTGACGAATGTCTGGAGCTACTAGGGAATGGTGGTAGAATGCCAACGGTGGCAGAACGTGAGGGTCGCAGCTCGGGCAGTCTCGAGTGGCGGTTGCAACGGGGCGAACAGCAAATCAATACACGCTACATGTTCATTCCAACAGAAGAAGAGGTTCAGGCAAAGCAGTTCAACATTCGTTATTGCTGTGCAACGGATTGCTATGAGCGATTTTTAAAAG GTGCTAGCAATCGGGTAAATGAAAAGATTACAGAGAAATCAAACGGCTGGGAGAGTCGGCAGTACATTAGTCGCAACATTTTCCGGAAAGAGGAACACGATTGGAAAATGGTTTATCTGGCTAGGACTG AGGGAACCGACGAAGCCACGATCGAGTGGAACtttgacttttccatacaaggACTACGCGTGAAACAAATCGAACTAAGATTCGGTCAAGAAACGTACGATGGAGCAAAGGTGGAGCTGTACTACATCAAAAGCGATG GTACCCAATCGCAGGCTCTCTCTTCACTCTGTGAGTGTGGTAAGTTCACGCTACAAGCACGCCTTTCTGGGGGCAAATCGTGGCAGCACGCGCAACTTTTTCGACAATCCAAATCGGCTAACGACGAGTATCCGTTCGAGATGAACATCGTTTTAATGTAG
- the LOC128303401 gene encoding coenzyme Q-binding protein COQ10, mitochondrial, with product MSVKVVANANHIFLSRNLAQYQRNPLLYSTYRGIFDFTPITKTRREFTQKKLVGYSMQQLYSVVADVEKYNTFVPFCKKSFVYNRKPGSLKADLIIGFPPLNESYTSNVTLVTPTLVKAECVDGRLFNYLLTAWQFSPGLKDIPQSSVIDFMVSFEFKSLLHSQLSNLFFDQLVKQMEYAFIQEAEQRFGPPAIKSHVLVSNKS from the exons ATGTCCgtcaaagttgtagcaaacgCAAATCATATTTTCCTATCGAGAAATCTGGCGCAATATCAGCGAAATCCTTTGCT CTATTCAACATATAGAGGGATTTTCGACTTTACACCAATAACGAAAACACGACGTGAATTTACCCAAAAGAAGCTGGTTGG ATACTCAATGCAACAGCTTTACTCCGTAGTTGCTGATGTTGAAAAATACAACacttttgtaccattttgtaaaaaatCCTTCGTGTATAACCGGAAGCCGGGATCCCTGAAGGCAGATCTTATTATCGGATTCCCTCCGCTAAATGAAAGCTACACCTCGAACGTAACGCTCGTTACGCCCACACTCGTCAAAGCGGAGTGTGTCGATGGTCGCCTGTTCAACTACCTGCTGACGGCATGGCAGTTTAGCCCGGGGTTGAAGGACATCCCGCAATCGAGCGTGATTGATTTCATGGTATCGTTTGAGTTCAAATCGTTGCTACATTCGCAGCTTTCGAATTTGTTTTTCGACCAGCTCGTAAAGCAAATGGAATATGCATTCATACAGGAAGCCGAACAAAGGTTCGGTCCACCGGCTATCAAGAGCCATGTGTTAGTGTCCAACAAATCTTGA
- the LOC128300771 gene encoding peptidyl-prolyl cis-trans isomerase H isoform X1, with protein MPTWTQIQSQLRNPSNPVVFMDITVGTAEIGRMVFELYADAVPKTCENFRQFCTGEYKKDGVPIGYKGSSFHRVIKDFMIQGGDFVNGDGTGVMSIYGSATFPDEHFLLKHDAPGLLSMANSGKDTNGCQFFITCSKCNFLDYKHVVFGRVLDGLLIMRKIENVPTGPNNKPKLPVVISQCGQL; from the exons ATGCCTACTTGGACGCAAATTCAATCACAGCTTCGCAATCCCAGCAATCCGGTGGTGTTCATGGATATTACCGTCGGTACAGCG GAAATTGGCCGCATGGTGTTTGAATTGTATGCGGATGCTGTGCCGAAAACGTGCGAAAACTTCCGACAGTTCTGTACGGGCGAGTACAAAAAGGATGGGGTTCCGATAGGATACAAGGGTTCCAGCTTCCATCGCGTTATTAAGGACTTTATGATACAAGGAGGCGATTTTGTTAAT gGCGATGGAACGGGTGTCATGAGCATCTACGGTAGTGCTACCTTTCCCGACGAACATTTTTTGCTGAAGCACGACGCACCCGGTTTGCTCTCAATGGCAAATAGCGGGAAGGACACAAATGGGTGCCAGTTTTTCATCACTTGTTCAAAGTGTAACTTCCTTGACTATAAACACGTCGTGTTTGGGCGCGTCCTGGATGGGCTGTTAATTATGCGAAAGATCGAAAACGTGCCGACGGGACCGAACAATAAGCCCAAGCTACCCGTAGTCATATCTCAGTGCGGCCAGCTGTAG
- the LOC128300771 gene encoding peptidyl-prolyl cis-trans isomerase H isoform X2, with the protein MVFELYADAVPKTCENFRQFCTGEYKKDGVPIGYKGSSFHRVIKDFMIQGGDFVNGDGTGVMSIYGSATFPDEHFLLKHDAPGLLSMANSGKDTNGCQFFITCSKCNFLDYKHVVFGRVLDGLLIMRKIENVPTGPNNKPKLPVVISQCGQL; encoded by the exons ATGGTGTTTGAATTGTATGCGGATGCTGTGCCGAAAACGTGCGAAAACTTCCGACAGTTCTGTACGGGCGAGTACAAAAAGGATGGGGTTCCGATAGGATACAAGGGTTCCAGCTTCCATCGCGTTATTAAGGACTTTATGATACAAGGAGGCGATTTTGTTAAT gGCGATGGAACGGGTGTCATGAGCATCTACGGTAGTGCTACCTTTCCCGACGAACATTTTTTGCTGAAGCACGACGCACCCGGTTTGCTCTCAATGGCAAATAGCGGGAAGGACACAAATGGGTGCCAGTTTTTCATCACTTGTTCAAAGTGTAACTTCCTTGACTATAAACACGTCGTGTTTGGGCGCGTCCTGGATGGGCTGTTAATTATGCGAAAGATCGAAAACGTGCCGACGGGACCGAACAATAAGCCCAAGCTACCCGTAGTCATATCTCAGTGCGGCCAGCTGTAG
- the LOC128300769 gene encoding protein disulfide-isomerase A3: MYCRFLVWLCALVALAFAGEADVLDLTDSDFATRVAETETTLVMFYAPWCGHCKKLKPEYAKAAELLRGDDPPIALAKVDCTEGGKDTCNKFSVSGYPTLKVFKNGEVSQEYNGPREANGIAKYMKSIVGPASKDLLTVEAFEAFLKVQETSVVGFFQKESDLKGVFLKYADSQRERLRFGHSSAPAVLEKQSETDGVYLFRARQLANKFEPDFVKFEGTTKQELADFVKANYHGLAGVRSRDTTTDFKNPLVVVYYAVDYVKNPKGTNYWRNRVLKVAKEFAGRVNFAVSAKDDFQHELNEYGYDYTGDKPLVLARDAKNQKFIMKDEFSVDNLQAFATELEEGSLEPYVKSEPVPENNDGPVKVAVAKNFDEVVVNNGVDTLVEFYAPWCGHCKKLAPTLEELGTKLKDEAVSIVKMDATANDVPSHFEVRGFPTLYWLPKDGKTSPVRYEGGREVDDFVKYVAKHASSELKSFDRAGNAKKTEL; this comes from the exons ATGTACTGCCGGTTCCTGGTTTGGCTGTGTGCCCTTGTGGCGTTGGCGTTTGCCGGTGAAGCCGACGTTCTGGACTTAACCGATAGCGACTTTGCCACCCGTGTTGCTGAAACGGAAACCACCCTTGTGATGTTCTATGCCCCATG GTGTGGACACTGCAAAAAACTGAAACCCGAATATGCAAAGGCTGCTGAACTGCTGCGCGGTGACGATCCTCCGATCGCACTTGCCAAGGTCGACTGTACCGAGGGTGGTAAGGACACTTGTAACAAATTCAGCGTCAGTGGCTATCCCACGCTGAAAGTGTTCAAGAATGGCGAAGTATCGCAGGAGTACAATGGTCCGCGAGAGGCAAACGGTATTGCCAAGTACATGAAATCGATTGTTGGCCCCGCATCGAAGGATCTGCTGACAGTGGAAGCATTCGAAGCATTCCTGAAGGTACAAGAGACGTCCGTAGTTGGTTTCTTCCAGAAGGAGTCGGATCTGAAGGGCGTCTTCCTAAAGTACGCCGACAGCCAACGTGAACGACTACGCTTCGGTCATAGCAGTGCACCAGCAGTTTTGGAGAAGCAAAGTGAAACGGATGGCGTGTATCTGTTCCGCGCCCGTCAATTGGCGAACAAATTTGAGCCGGATTTTGTAAAGTTCGAAGGAACCACCAAGCAGGAGCTGGCTGACTTCGTGAAGGCCAACTATCACGGATTGGCTGGTGTGCGTTCGCGTGACACTACGACCGACTTCAAGAACCCGCTGGTTGTTGTGTACTATGCAGTGGATTACGTTAAGAATCCGAAGGGCACAAACTACTGGCGCAACCGAGTGCTGAAGGTGGCGAAGGAGTTTGCGGGACGTGTTAACTTTGCCGTCAGCGCCAAGGATGACTTCCAGCACGAGCTAAACGAGTACGGGTACGATTACACCGGCGATAAGCCCTTGGTGCTGGCCCGTGACGCGAAGAATCAGAAGTTCATCATGAAGGACGAGTTCTCGGTAGACAACCTACAGGCTTTCGCGACCGAATTGGAGGAAGGCTCTTTGGAACCGTACGTCAAATCGGAACCGGTGCCTGAAAACAACGATGGACCGGTCAAAGTAGCCGTGGCAAAGAACTTCGACGAAGTGGTCGTCAACAACGGTGTTGATACGCTAGTTGAGTTCTACGCTCCGTGGTGTGGCCACTGCAAGAAGTTAGCCCCGACTCTAGAGGAGCTCGGCACGAAGCTGAAGGATGAAGCCGTTTCGATTGTGAAGATGGATGCCACCGCTAACGATGTGCCGTCTCATTTTGAAGTTCGTGGTTTCCCGACGCTGTACTGGTTGCCCAAAGATGGCAAGACCAGCCCGGTTCGCTACGAAGGTGGCCGCGAGGTGGACGACTTCGTGAAGTACGTCGCCAAGCATGCGTCGAGCGAGTTGAAGAGCTTCGACCGTGCCGGCAATGCGAAGAAGACCGAACTGTAA
- the LOC128300768 gene encoding protein Aatf, translating to MMRKKPTTLSDKLNKLFAPEEHSEESGDETAPKFSEFDETPDDAGKNAALSEFRKRNIRFLEDFDRKYKGTVSSRSETFNDEDVEEEESNENSDEAEDDFDGDEDSEEEENEEEDDDDGDDGEDPNIYRTRKPKSLVLLKPHYSDGESEDNVDSDRADEEDSEDSTDDDRESLTMNTDRSKQSSSQQLTLIREENHQEVINKGLAVQNQLKIWERLLEMRIKVQPCLIASNSLPPSSSICRNLASENEQFLQKSEQVTKTVSETMEQMLELQELLLSRYSETKDLLKGGSKRKASLLKTSNAKQIALDGYEQILASRCKDIEEYRNSVLMKWHDRTNIASKMRNNPKQSLSVLRKIEDSLINREELVRKTQLYRGGYQLLGRQVPLMETVTPTADKREDERDETDEQTTSSVFDGEIFDDSDFYHQMLRELIEYKTSTTDSPQEIAKKMAELQRLRNKMKKTVDTKASKGRKIRYVVHNKLVNFMAPVPDYDWTDEAKDELYGSLFGQTPAAEER from the exons ATGATGAGAAAAAAACCTACTACTCTATCGGACAAGTTAAACAAGCTTTTTGCACCGGAAGAACACTCAGAAGAGTCTGGTGATGAAACTGCACCCAAGTTCAGTGAATTTGATGAAACACCGGACGATGCTGGTAAGAATGCGGCCTTAAGTGAATTCCGCAAGCGAAACATTCGATTTCTGGAAGATTTTGACCGGAAGTATAAAGGAACCGTCTCATCGCGAAGTGAAACGTTCAACGATGAAGACGTCGAAGAGGAGGAGTCTAACGAGAACTCCGACGAGGCGGAGGATGATTTTGATGGAGATGAAGATAGTGAAGAGGAAGAGAATGAAgaggaggatgatgatgatggtgatgatggagAAGATCCAAATATTTATCGAACTCGCAAACCAAAATCGCTTGTACTTCTGAAACCGCATTACAGCGACGGTGAGAGCGAAGACAATGTGGACAGTGATCGGGCTGACGAAGAAGATTCCGAAGATTCGACAGACGATGATCGAGAATCTTTGACAATGAACACGGATAGAAGTAAGCAATCATCCTCGCAACAATTAACACTGATTCGAGAAGAGAATCATCAGGAAGTGATTAATAAAGGGCTAGCGGTACAGAACCAACTTAAAATTTGGGAACGTTTGCTGGAAATGCGCATCAAGGTGCAGCCCTGTTTAATTGCCTCCAACAGCCTACCACCGTCATCATCGATCTGTCGGAATCTCGCGTCTGAGAATGAGCAATTCCTCCAGAAATCCGAGCAAGTGACGAAAACCGTTTCGGAAACGATGGAACAAATGCTTGAGCTTCAGGAACTGCTACTATCTCGATATTCCGAAACGAAAGACCTACTTAAGGGTGgatcgaaacggaaagcatctcTGCTGAAAACTTCCAATGCGAAACAAATTGCTCTGGACGGATACGAGCAGATACTTGCTAGTCGATGTAAAGATATTGAGGAATACCGGAACAGCGTGCTAATGAAATGGCATGACCGAACAAACATTGCTTCCAAGATGCGTAACAATCCGAAGCAGTCATTGTCGGTGTTGAGAAAAATCGAGGATAGTCTTATTAATCGTGAAGAACTTGTGCGTAAAACGCAACTCTACCGTGGAGGTTATCAACTGCTGGGAAGGCAGGTTCCGTTGATGGAAACGGTAACACCAACAGCTGACAAGCGAGAAGACGAACGTGATGAAACGGATGAACAGACGACATCGTCGGTTTTTGATGGGGAAATTTTCGATGACTCCGATTTTTACCATCAGATGCTGAGGGAACTGATTGAGTACAAAACCAGCACCACCGATAGTCCACAGGAAATTGCCAAAAAAATGGCAGAATTGCAGAGACTTCGGAACAAGATGAAGAAAACGGTCGACACAAAAGCATCGAAGGGTCGGAAGATACG CTACGTCGTACATAATAAGCTGGTTAACTTTATGGCACCGGTTCCCGATTACGACTGGACTGATGAGGCGAAGGATGAGCTGTATGGATCACTCTTCGGACAAACACCAGCCGCGGAAGAGCGATAG
- the LOC128301025 gene encoding DIS3-like exonuclease 2, which produces MSDEQFFREIRETMIDDTRKMLENAGADKDNKGPAKENNKSKSGKKLKDNRDSLEIQHPSHSQESKTHPSLENVGVNKDKKALAKENNKSLACKKPKDSGEREIIFMNPPTTLQELKTLPNLLDMGRVDVTEPVASSSGLPERRAGKVTFGNVGEAVNKSTKENVTRNPNSKSESEEDEPPLGLPELRSHKVVQGKTNKKQENKKNLREANKHPDSRKSNTKPIKDDVADDRILRLSKKINQLKNDIDDIKKTSKEYLGRPKHDSSTPRHDLAATSTSKNPPEKKEKMKDNKAKPVRSASETGDKKELKRKDKSPSVSNPQAMTTHEALVSDELPPEHKLLLQLFLLSSSQRRKFIESQGMELGLLDPHPYKKHVVLVNKNILPVAENLALDAKRFLAERSGSAGLVALSQERTNHHTQTATNSKQKRDGRGTYEDQINFMLNDLNSKDTSNLEMVSEEVRDKANEIMQERLDAFVERLVAKNVGYLVEGILRINARNNMQSFVDDVSRTGNVYINSILLRRCAMEGDLVRVFVKNQSPDSDEESDDNSDCENGTVKETVKATNNNAGFVVRILEKRHNRQCVGKFLPAAQGKKHYRTFAPRDMRIPPVRVFRQDWPNALLDVKPTKPRDDDRKVPQKNEPDVTEVLYQAEIIEWQDEVPIGTILKSIGKCGVLEVENESILVEHNLDVTPYGEEILVQLPAVPYTIPEEELARREDLRGECIFTIDPATARDLDDALSCKQLANGNYQIGVHISDVTYFLRESSPLDELVKLRATSIYMVDTVYHMLPKQLCNTCSLLPGEDKLAFSVFWEMQPDGTVLSTRFARTVINSCSQLSYEHAQLMLDNPNGELDDEEFPEILHGYTVQTLCKIVNTLQSIAVKLRQRRMDDGCLKINQPKLTFRLDPATGRPIEYGAYQVRPSNEMIEDFMLLANTSVANAIHKAFPAISLLRSHSPPAENMMKNLARTLSLHGYSLSYAGPKDIRECMETIITSSTNPDASRAVLSVLLAKPMIRAQYYCSMFATTPEHFMHYALAIPMYTHFTSPIRRYADCLVHRVLAAMLEIDEPPRRSPEELQSLAMICNEKKYNAKLAGEASSLLYFRHWLASVKEYETDAAVMGYAAHYIELVLIHSGIVLKAATKKLSAVSTIVFKPIEPLGSCLLVPMDKSIPYVKLTMFSKVRVTVKVVKDVITVSSILPIPQEEIKISKTFERSVDKLSAEMKSARIY; this is translated from the exons ATGTCCGATGAACAATTCTTTCGTGAGATAAGAGAAACCATGATCGACGATACACgcaaaatgttggaaaatgcTGGTGCGGACAAAGACAACAAAGGAccagcaaaggaaaacaacaaatcgaaGTCAGGCAAGAAGCTGAAGGACAACCGAGACTCGTTGGAAATCCAGCATCCGTCCCATTCACAAGAGTCAAAAACGCACCCCAGTCTGGAAAATGTTGGTGTAAACAAAGACAAGAAAGCGCTagcgaaggaaaacaacaaatcgcTGGCATGCAAGAAACCGAAGGATTCCGGAGAAAGGGAAATCATTTTCATGAATCCGCCCACTACTTTACAAGAGTTGAAAACGCTTCCCAATCTTCTAGACATGGGGAGAGTGGATGTAACCGAACCAGTTGCATCTTCGTCGGGCCTACCCGAGAGGAGAGCGGGTAAGGTCACCTTCGGAAATGTTGGCGAAGCGGTCAACAAATCTACGAAGGAGAATGTAACACGGAACCCGAACAGTAAATCGGAATCGGAAGAAGATGAACCACCGCTTGGACTTCCCGAGCTAAGAAGCCATAAGGTAGTTCAaggaaagacaaacaaaaaacaagaaaataagAAGAATCTGAGGGAGGCTAATAAACATCCTGATTCGAGAAAGAGCAACACCAAACCGATTAAAGATGATGTAGCTGACGATCGGATTTTGCGGTTATCGAAAAAGATCAATCAGCTCAAGAATGATATCGACGACATTAAAAAGACGAGCAAAGAATATCTTGGAAGACCCAAACATGATTCAAGCACACCTAGACACGATCTCGCCGCCACTAGTACATCGAAGAATCCAccggaaaagaaggaaaaaatgaaGGATAATAAGGCCAAACCAGTAAGATCAGCATCGGAAACTGGTGATAAAAAGGAGTTGAAACGTAAAGACAAATCACCTAGTGTGTCAAATCCGCAAGCGATGACGACACACGAAGCGTTGGTAAGCGATGAGCTACCACCGGAACATAAACTATTGTTGCAGCTGTTTTTGCTCAGTTCCAGCCAGCGGAGAAAGTTTATTGAAAGCCAGGGAATGGAGCTCGGTCTGCTTGATCCCCATCCCTACAAGAAGCATGTTGTGTTGGTCAACAAAAACATTCTGCCCGTTGCAGAAAATCTAGCTTTGGATGCGAAACGTTTTCTTGCCGAAAGGAGTGGATCCGCAGGACTGGTGGCTTTGTCCCAGGAACGTACAAATCACCATACTCAAACTGCAACCAACAGCAAGCAAAAACGAGACGGTAGGGGAACGTATGAAGATCAGATAAACTTTATGCTGAACGATCTGAACTCGAAGGATACATCCAATCTTGAGATGGTGTCTGAAGAAGTACGGGACAAAGCTAACGAAATCATGCAGGAACGTTTGGATGCGTTTGTGGAGCGGTTGGTAGCGAAAAACGTCGGGTACTTGGTCGAGGGAATATTGCGCATCAACGCACGCAACAATATGCAGTCGTTTGTGGATGATGTCTCACGTACCGGAAATGTTTACATAAATTCCATCCTACTGCGACGATGCGCCATGGAAGGCGATTTGGTACGGGTGTTTGTAAAGAATCAGTCGCCAGATTCGGATGAAGAATCGGATGATAACTCTGATTGTGAGAACGGAACAGTGAAAGAGACTGTAAAAGCGACGAATAACAATGCAGGATTTGTAGTGCGTATCCTGGAGAAACGACACAATCGTCAGTGCGTTGGGAAGTTCCTTCCGGCTGCACAGGGTAAGAAGCACTATCGGACGTTTGCACCCAGAGATATGCGCATACCTCCAGTGCGTGTGTTCAGACAGGATTGGCCCAATGCGCTTCTGGATGTAAAACCCACGAAACCGAGGGATGACGATCGAAAGGTACCTCAAAAGAATGAGCCGGATGTGACAGAAGTCTTATACCAAGCCGAAATCATCGAGTGGCAGGATGAGGTACCGATCGGTACGATATTGAAATCGATCGGCAAGTGTGGTGTACTTGAGGTTGAAAACGAATCCATTTTGGTCGAGCACAACCTCGATGTAACGCCTTAtggagaagaaattttagtCCAGCTTCCGGCAGTACCGTACACCATACCGGAGGAGGAGTTGGCCCGCCGTGAAGACCTCCGCGGCGAGTGCATATTCACGATCGATCCGGCAACGGCACGCGATCTGGATGATGCACTAAGCTGCAAGCAGCTTGCAAACGGTAACTACCAAATAGGCGTACACATATCGGACGTAACGTACTTTTTGCGCGAAAGTTCCCCGTTGGATGAGTTGGTGAAACTTCGGGCCACCTCAATTTACATGGTGGATACGGTGTACCACATGCTACCGAAGCAACTGTGCAACACTTGCTCTCTGCTGCCCGGTGAAGACAAGCTGGCCTTTTCGGTGTTTTGGGAAATGCAACCCGACGGGACGGTGCTAAGTACACGATTTGCACGCACCGTAATAAACTCCTGCTCGCAGCTATCTTACGAGCATGCGCAGCTCATGTTGGACAACCCAAACGGTGAACTGGATGACGAAGAGTTTCCCGAAATACTGCACGGATACACTGTACAGACGCTCTGTAAAATCGTCAATACTCTGCAATCGATCGCGGTGAAATTGCGTCAGCGTAGGATGGATGATGGCTGTCTGAAGATTAATCAGCCGAAGTTAACTTTTCGGCTCGATCCTGCCACTGGTCGACCGATCGAATATGGTGCGTACCAAGTCCGGCCGAGTAATGAGATGATCGAAGATTTTATGCTTCTTGCAAACACGTCCGTTGCAAATGCCATACATAAGGCATTCCCAGCGATATCGCTGCTTCGCTCGCACAGTCCTCCGGCAGAGAACATGATGAAGAATCTGGCTCGGACGCTGTCCCTCCATGGGTATTCACTATCCTACGCAGGCCCGAAAGACATACGCGAGTGCATGGAAACGATTATCACTTCGTCCACGAATCCGGACGCATCCCGAGCCGTGTTGAGCGTGTTGCTCGCCAAGCCGATGATCCGTGCGCAGTACTACTGTTCAATGTTTGCGACAACTCCCGAGCACTTTATGCACTATGCATTGGCTATACCGATGTACACTCACTTCACTAGCCCAATTCGACGATATGCAGATTGCCTGGTGCATCGTGTACTTGCCGCTATGCTGGAAATCGATGAGCCACCGAGACGTTCGCCCGAGGAGCTACAGAGTCTGGCAATGATTTGTAACGAGAAGAAGTACAACGCCAAGTTAGCTGGCGAAGCCAGCTCTTTGCTCTACTTTCGACACTGGTTGGCTTCGGTGAAAGAATACGAAACTGATGCTGCTGTGATGGGGTATGCAGCTCATTATATCGAGCTGGTATTGATTCATTCCGGAATCGTACTTAAAGCTGCAACAAAG AAACTTTCCGCCGTTTCAACGATCGTATTTAAACCAATCGAACCACTCGGAAGCTGCCTGCTCGTtccgatggacaaatctaTACCATATGTTAAGTTAACCATGTTCAGCAAGGTCCGAGTCACGGTGAAAGTCGTCAAGGATGTGATCACTGTGAGCTCAATTCTTCCCATACCGcaggaagaaattaaaatatcGAAAACCTTCGAGAGATCGGTTGATAAGTTAAGCGCCGAAATGAAATCCGCTCGTATATACTAA